The genome window CGTTGATCCGTCACTTGAATTTGTCATAACGTCCAGGGATATAACCGGCACAGGGGCTCCTGCCACATTGCTGATTTTCAACAATGAGAAGGGATTTTCACGTAAGAACATAGAATCCATTTGCAGCATTGGACGGTCCACCAAGAAAGGCAACCGGAAGCGCGGCTACATTGGAGAGAAAGGTATGTGCATTATCAGTACATTACTTCCCCTAACTTTATGGAAGCCACGCAATGTTTCATTTGATACCATGTGGCACATGTTTATGATCAGCCCTTACAGGTTATAGAAATGTTCCAAGATTTAATAATTCTCTGCGAGTTCACATTTCAGTCGTCCATCGCGAACTATATGCTATACTATGGTATGCTTGATACAGAAAAAATTAGTACTTTGATTGGAATTATTCTGCAGATATCAAAATTTAGGTGATATTTTACGTGATGACTGTTATATATTAATCGGTGAAGTACGCAACTGAAGTTTGGAATGCCTATAAGCTTAtatgtgttttctttcttatttggtAGTTATGATTTTTCATTGTTGTGCTAATTCAATCATGTTTCTGGTTAATCTACAGGAATTGGCTTCAAGAGTGTGTTTCTGATCACAGATCGGCCTTACATCTTTAGTAATGGCTATCAGATAAGGTTCAGTAAAGAGCCTTGTCTGCATTGCAATCTCGGGTACATTGTTCCTGAATGGGTTGAGGAAAACCCTACTCTATGTGACATAAAACAGATATATGGTTATGGTTCTGCCCTTCCAACCACAACGCTGATCTTACCTCTAAAGCCTGACGAGGTCCATCCTGTGAAGCAGCAGCTCTCAAGAATGCATCCGGAAGTTCTCTTGTTTCTTTCAAAGATTAAGCGGCTCTCGGTTAGGGAACATAATGAGGATCCAAGGCTCAACACTGTGAGCGCGATATCAATATCAAGTGAGATTGATCTTGTGGCGCAGAAGAACATTGATGCTCAGTCCTACACACTCCACCTCTCTGCAGAAGAAAATGGTGATGACGACAAAAACTGTATCTATTATATGTGGAAGCAGAAGTTTCCTGTCAGGCAAGAGTTCAGAGAGGAGAGGAGAATGGAGGTCGATGAGTGGGTGATCACGCTAGCATTTCCATATGGGGAGCGCCTTCATAGAGGAACAAGCTCACCCGGGGTCTATGCATTCCTTCCAACTCAGATGTTTACAAATTTGCCTTTCATAATTCAGGCAGATTTTCTGTTACAATCATCAAGAGAAGGTATTGTCTTGGACAGCAAGTGGAATCGAGGAATTCTTAGTTGTGTGCCTGTTGCATTCCTCAAAGCATTTATCTCGCTCGTGAAAACTATAGGAGACGCACCAGATTCTAGTTTGCCTCCTTACTTTAGGTTCTTACCTGTCCAGAACACCCCCTATGATGAATTGAATGTTGTGAGGGAGTCAATCAAAGCACTGCTTATTGAGGAAGACATTGTACCAACCAAGTCACACAAGCAGAGGTTCTTCCATAAACCTCGCGAAGTGGGTAGGTTGTTGCCTGCTTTCTGGAATATTTTGAGAAAGGCGAGCGATGAAAGGGTTAGCTTGGGGAACATCTCTTCCCATGGAAGATATGTTTTATGTGATTCATTTGACAAAGAGGAGTATGATCACATTCTGAATTTCCTTGGAGTTGAACCAGTTCACGATGAGTGGTATGCTAAATGCATTCAGAGTTCCGATATTGTTGCCGGAGTGTCTGAAGATGTCTATTTGGAGCTTCTATTGTTTGTTTCTGATAACTGGAGGCGGACATTCCACTGTACCAACATCAAGAACATTCCACTGATAAAATATGTGGATTTTGACGGGAGTGTAGCATTCTGCAGCTTAAGTGCAATGCGGATTGgtgaaaagaagatttgccTATCCCGTCTTTCTTGTCATGTCTCATGGTTGATTGATTGGAACAAGGAATTTATATCCACAGCAAAACTTCTTTTTATGCCAGAAATAACCCAGGAAGCTCTCCAGTCATGTTCTAAGAAGGAGGAGTTGCTGAAATGGTTCGCAGAAGAAATGAAGGTTGCTGCTGTAAGTGTTTACGAGTATGCAGTTTGCCTGGATCATTCTCTTGGCAATGAGCGGAAACCTGTCGTTGCATATGCCCACTTTTTGTATCATTCATTGTGCAATAAGTATATCCCTGCTTACGAAGTTGATGATTTATGTAGTAAAATGCCACTTGTGAATAACTACGGCTACGTTAATAGACAAAGGAGAGGGCTTATTGTCCCTGCCTATGAAAGCAAATGGGCTGATTTGACTGATTCAAATCTGTGGATGGAAGAAGGCTACGTCGAGTTAGGAGAAGATTACATAAAACCAGGTCACTTTGCAGGTAAAGTTACAAAAGAGAAGCGGCTCCTTGAGTTCCTCAAAGATCATGCCGCAGCTTCGGATGTCCCTTCTATTTCTGCTCCCAATGCATGTATTCCAACCGTGTCTTCAACTCTGACGAAGCAAAATGCATTCTTGCTTTTGGACTGGATTCGTCACCTGAAACACGAGAGGGTTCACATTCCAGAGAAGTTTTTGAAAAGCATAGCGAACGGTTACTGGCTGAAAGtttatttgaatggatattcGGGTGCCATTAGGCCACCTTCGCAGTCATTCATACTCACATCATCATGTGGAAACATTCTGCAGAGTGGATCTAATTTTGTTGATATCCCATTGGTTGACATGAGTTATTATGGGGAGAAAATTAATGATTACAAGGAGGAGCTAAAAGCAGTTGGAGTCATGTTTGAGTACGCAGAAGCATGCAAGTTTATTGGGGACCGTCTTATGTCTCTCGCAGATTCATCCACTTTAACTATAGACAGTGTACTTTCAATCCTGAAATTTATCAAGTTTTTGAGGGACAACTATTTTTCAGCAGAAGAATTCGTATCCAGTATTAAAAGGGGGAGTTGGCTTAAAACGTCCCATGGCTACAGGTCTCCAGTTGGATCTGTCTTGTTCAACCAAGGGTGGCGAATTGCATCCAAAATTAGTGACATTCCATTCATTGATCAGGAGCTTTACGGTGAAGAAATTCTTCATTTCAGAGAAGAACTCGAGTTGCTTGGTGTGGTTGTTTCCTTCCGCACAAATTACCAGCTCATGATCGACCACCTAAAGCCACCGTCATGCTTATCTTCTCTAACATCGGATGCTATTCTACTATTGCTGATAATTATGCAGATCTCAAATTCATCTGATAAGATTGTCGAAACATTGAGTAGAACAAGGTGCCTGAAAGCAAACAATGTTTACAAGTTTCCACATGAATGTCTCTTGGTTCATAAGGAATGGGGTTGCCTTCTTCAGGTGTTTAGTGGCCTCCCATTGATCGATCACAATTTCTATGGAGACAACATATTTTCCTACAGAAATGAGTTGAAGAAAATAGGGGTGGTTGTTGATTATGAGGAGGCTGCAAAAGTATTTGCTCGTTATTTCAAGCAGTACGCATCTTCGACTTCCATCACCAAGGAAAATGTTGCATCATTTCTGTTGTGTTGTAGAAAGCTGAAGGGAACTCCTTTTAAATTTCCTGAAGATCTGAAAAGCTGCATTCGGGAGGAAAAGTGGCTGCGCACTCGTCGGGGTGATTATAGATCTCCAAGAGAGTGCATTCTCTTTAGTCCTGATTGGGAATACATCTCTCCAATATCTCGTCTCCCTTTTATCGACGATTCTGAAAATTATTATGGCAAGAATATTCATGAATATAAGAAGGAGCTCAAGAGCATGGGGGTCGCTGTGGAATTCAAGGATGGTATCAAGTTTGTGCCTCCTAATGTTTGTCTTCCCCAGAATCCAAGCAGCATTTCCCCAGAAAATGCGCTAGCATTGCTGGAATGCATGCATATTTTGTTGGAGGTGAAAGATTACTCCTTTTCAGATGCATTTATAAAGAGAGTTTCTCAACCATGGTTGAAGACTTATGCTGGTTATAGGCGTCCGAGCGAGTGCTTGTTGTTCGACTCCAAATTTGATTTGTTTCTGAAAAAGACTGACGGGCCTTTCATTGACGAAGAATTTTATGGTTCTAAAATTACAACTTACAGAAAAGAGCTCTCTGAAATAGGGGTGATCGTTGAAGTGGAACAAGGATGTCCATTGATTGCCAGCCACCTTGATTTTCATGATGAACGTTCTACTTTCGTTCGAGTATATGAGTACTTGAAGGTGTTTATGTGGAAGCCGGATTGCGAGGCTGACAGAAGGATCTGGATTCCGAATAGAAATCAGAATGGAGTGTGGGCTAGTCCTGATCAATGCGTAATCAATGACAAAGACGGGCTATTTGGTTTGCAGCTGACTGTCCTGGAGACCTACTTTGAGCATAACCTGCTAGCGTTCTTTTCGTATGCTTTTGGGGTAAAATCTCGTCCTTCTATTGAGGACTACTGCAAGCTCTGGAAGGTTTGGGAAAGCTCCAAAATAACATTGTCGCATGTGCACTGTTGCAAGTTCTGGGGTTATATTACAAAGAGCTGGAATTCGAAAACAGAGAAAGTTCTTACTGAGGCCTTGGTGAAACTGCCTGTTAATTCCGGCTCAGATGAAATCTTGTTGCTAAACAAGTCGGATGTGTTTCTTGCTGATGACTTGCTACTGAAGGATCTTTTTGAGCAGTCTTCTCCTCATCCCTTATTTGTTTGGTACCCTCAGCCAAGCTTGCCTGCATTGCCTCGGACTACATTGCTTGATATTTACAAGAAAATTGGTGTTCGTACTATTTCCGAATCTGTACAGAAGGAAGAACTGCCCCTAGAATTTGGCATTGAGCAACAACGGGTAATTCCAAGGGATGGTTTGATTGGGAAACCGCTGTTGAAGCTCATTCTCGGTTTTCTAGCTGATCCCGCCTTCAACATGGAAGCAGAAAGGAGGCATGAAGCTGTGCAAGGCCTTCTCAGTCTTACTGTTGTGGAGACAACCGAACCAATCAATGTAAGCTATAACTTACCATTGTCTACCGGAGAGGTTTTGAACGTAAGGGCAAGCCGAATGATACGGTGGGACAAAGAAATGTGTGCATTTTTCACACAGAAAATGGACAGGTCTGGAGGGCAGAAAAGTGTCATTGAGTTTGCCACATATTTCTCCGAAGTAATATCTTCTGGTGTCCTGTGGGAGAACACTGATCATATACCTGCACTTTCAGAGATGATCAAGTTGGCATTCGTGATGGATTTCGATGAGGAAGCAGTTGAGTTCTATATGAAGTCCAAGAATTTGCGAATCTTCGTCGAGGATGAGGAGTTTCTAAACTCTGCCTTCTGACTAGATATGTTATAAACTTCCCTTTGCTGTTGTTTAAGGTTTAGTTTGTGTCCTTAATTTAAGCACTGTCTTACTAATATAATGTGTGGTTTCAATGTAAATAATTAGTGTGATTTTCCGATAATCCGTCAATATATAAATGCTGTGAACTTTAATCTGTATTAGTTAATGTGATTCTCTTGTGATTGTGGACAATTGATTGTTGATAGCTTATTTTGTTAACTTGCCACCCAATCTATTCAAGGTATTCATAAATATTCTTTTGTTCACCACCTTTAATCACAACCTACATACACGCTGTAGTTGACAGTCAtaaattttcatgaaattgaaaCCTTAGAAGAGGAAGCAGTTCTTCCTCTTTTCCCCTTGGAAACTGAAAAAAGGAGATAAAACGTCCCAGATTCTCATGGGAAgttgaaaagacaaaattaaTTAAGCTAATCCATGcattaattgaagtttatcaatATCATAAACTTCTACTTTCTCTCTCGTTCTCATATATAAACAACTCATTGATCATTCTCAATTTCTCTCAAGTCACAACTTCTGATTGTCTGTGAAGTACTGAAGCTTAACTAAAAGAGGCAATTGATAAGTCAATGGCTACTCCGAAAGCGCACATGGAAGAGATAAGGAAGACAAAGTTCTCCATTGGAAGGGAAGAGGCCAACCCTTTGACTGAGGATCTTCACCAGGCTGTTAAGAATCTCTCTGCTGAACTCTACGTTAAGGATGTTCACTTCCTCATGGAACTCatccaggtttttttttttttttttttgtaatatataTAGATATGTGCGTGCTTGTGTGCTTTAATGTGTGTTTATGTATTTACCTTAGACGGTAGCTATTTGAATATATGAATCAATGGTTCACAGTGTACTACTTATTTTGCAGAATGCAGAAGATAATGAGTACCCAGAAGGGGTTGATCCATCACTTGAGTTTGTCATAACTTCCAGGGATATAACAGCCGCGGGGGCTCCTGCTACTTTAACTGTTTTCAACAATGAGAAGGGGTTTTCACTAAAGAACATCGAGTCCATTTGCAGTGTTGGCCGTTCCACCAAGAAAGGCAACAGGAAGCGCGGCTACATTGGGGAGAAaggtatgtgtatatatacacgAGATGCTTCTATATATTCTGCATGCCACTACTAAGTATCAATATTTCCATCTTGAAATGTCATTTGTTTCAAAGAATTATGTACTCTTATTGGAGTCATGTAATAGTAATACCGCTTTGATAATGGTATCATGCCCATCTCATGTTTATTATGCGTTCTGAATTAAGTTTTTGTTCTCTGTTTGAATGTCTTGTTAGTTTTCCGTTTTGCTAATTCAACTGCATTCCTGGTTAATCTACAGGTATTGGGTTCAAAAGCGTGTTTCTCATTACTGCGCGACGTTACATTTTCAGTAACGGATATCAAATAAGGTTCAGTGAAGAGCCCTGTGTGCACTGCAATGATGCCTACAGATTTTATTGCATGAGAATGCCTACTCCCTTCCGGAGGCTTTCAGGGGAAAACTTTCTCGAGCATGGTTGAAGACTCATGTTGGTTACCATTCTCCTGACCAGTGCTTGTTGTTTGATTCAAAATCGCATTTAAAGCAAACTGATGGGCCTTTCATTGATGAAGAATTCTATGGTTCTAAACTTACAACCTACAGAAAGGAGCTCGCTGCAATTGGGGTGATTGTCGAAGTGAAAAAGGGATGTGCCTTGATTGCAAGGCACCTTGATCTACATGATGAGTTTTCGACATTTGTTCGAGTACATAGTTTCTTGAGTGACTCTATGTGGGTGCCACTGACAGATGGAGAGGCTCCCGGAAGGATCTGGGttctgaaagaaaataaaaatggtgagTGGGTTAGTGCAGATGAATGTGTTCTGTATGACAAGGATGGTCTATTTGGTTTGCTGCTAACTGTTTTGGAGAAACACTATGAGCAAAAGTTGTTTGGTTTCTTCTCTCCTGCTTTTGGAATAAGATCCCATCCTTCTGTTGATGATTACTTGAATCTCTGGAAAGTTTGGGAAAGTTCTGAAAGCGGATTGTCTCATGATCAATGCTGCATGTTCTGGCTTTATGTTTCAAACCACTGGAATTTGAAGATGGAGAAAAGTCTTGCTGATGCCGTGGTTAAAGTACCGGTTTATTCTGGCTCAGGTGGAATTTTGTTGTGCAACAAGGAGGATGTTTTCGTTGCGGATGACCTTCAGCTGCAGTATCTTTTCAAACAGTTTTCACAGTCAATATTTGTTTGGTACCCTCAGCCAAGCTTGGCTTCCTTGCCTCAGACTAGGCTGCTTGAAATCTACAAGAAAATTGGTGTTCGCAGTATTTCAGAATCTGTGAAGAAGGTAGAATCATCCCTCGCAGATGATGTTGAACTACTGATGATTCCAACGAAGAAATTGATCGGGAAAACGCTGCTGAGGCTGATTCTTGGGTTTCTAGCTGGTCCTCCCATTGAGATGGAAGTAGAGAAGAGGCAGGAAGCTGTCCAAGGTCTTGTAGACATTGCTGTTGTGGAGACACCTGAACCAATCACTGTGAGCTATGATCTGCCACTATCTTCTGGGGAAGTTTTGAATGTGAGAGGCACACGAAAGATACGGTGGGACAGGGAGAATTCCAAATTCTTCATCCAGAAGATGGACAAATCTGGCGGACAGAAGAGTACCATTGAGTTTGCTACCTATTTTGCTGAAGCAATATCTGAGTGTGTGCTGTGGGAGTGCACTGAACATATACCTGCACTTTCGGAACTCATCAAGTTGGAATTTGTGCTAGAATTCAATGAGGAAGCTGTTGATTTCTTGATGAAGTCGAAGAATCTGCAGATCTTTGTCGAGGATGCAGAGTTTCTGAATTCTGCCTACCCTTCTATCTAGTTATGTTCTTTTCAATAATAATAGTCTCTCTCTACAGATGACGTGAACTCTATGTTATGCTGATTTGGTTGTGTggttttttaccgttggattctCGTGTTATTTTGAACAACTGGATTTGCTTCTACTATCATATGAACTTATGAACCATGTTTTCTCATCTGGTTTTTTTACAACCTTCTGCAGTTTACTAATTGGTCCGTTTTATGATTGCTGAATTAGTTTCCTAAGTTTTAGCTTTGTATTCTTCAGAAGCTGCTAACTAATTAAAAAAGATTCAGTTTCGAATTCGTAGAAATGATTAAAGAAAATGTACAACGAAAATTTCATAAATTGAAATGTGAGCAGAGGAAGCAGCTGGTTTTCCACTTACTCCTTGGAAACTGATGAAAAGGGGGGAAATTAGTGAACAGATTctcaaggaagaagaaaggctaaattaattgaaaatttatcaaatataaTCAACTCATGTAGCCAGCCCTTTGGTCGAGTATCTTCACCGAGCTGTTTAAGGCAAAACACTTGAAAGTCCAATAGGGATAAAGGTCAGTGAGCTCAGAAAATTATGCAGTTATTATATTCGAAGTTTCCTGTCAAGGATGAATTCAGAGTGGATAGGAGAACGGGTTTGGATGAGTGGATGATAACGCTCGTACTTCCCATTGGTGAACGCCTAGGCGGAGTACCAAACTCGTCACCCGGGATCTATGCATTCTATCAGACAGAGATGGTGACAAACTTTCCCTTTATAATTCAGGCATATTTTCTTCTTGATCAAGGGAAACAATTCTCCTTGACAAGAAGTGGACTCGGGATTCTTGATTTCCCGCTGCATTTGTTAATGCATTTCTCTTTCTTGGTAATCATTACAGTTCTCGTAAGTCCAGGTTCTTGCCTGTCAATCCGTCTTGCTAGGAAGAACTGAATGCCGTAAGGAAGTCGATAAGAAAAGCTTCTTGACGcacattttatcttttattagGAATTAAAGAGTATGATAGAGTTTTGCTACATTCTGAGCTGATCAAGCTGGCCTTCGTGCTAGAACATTGttatggtttgaactttattttgCTTTGGTTTCGTGCTTTTTGTATGTTGAGCAAATGATTGATCTTTCATTACGTTAATTACCGTTTACTATAATGTTTCATTGCACTTACTGGTTTTAAATATTCGCTAAAAGGTAGCTTAATCAACTAATGTCTTCAGCTTCTGAAGAGCAATTTTATCCTATTTGTGATCACTTAGGTTAAGTACTTctcatttttgtttgtttgatcttTCTTGTTGTATATAATTAAGAACAACGTTCCGATGCATATATATCAGGCAAGAGAGCTTTGTCCACTGTAATCACAATGTACATCTCTACTGATTTACATTGGGACACAAATTTTGGTCTAAAGGACATGAGTTAGAGAGTCATGGCCCAGAAGTGCAGGAAAATGAAAGTCTCATGGCCAAGAACAAGAAAGAGACCGAAGGAAAAGTACGAAAATAATGACCATCACTCTTCGTGCTCATTCCTCGCAGAAAATCACTCAAGCCAACACGTTCTCTTACATGCAGCTTCATCCTGCACGACTGTATAGGTGCAACCCCGACCCTGCAGGTTAATTAACTTGACAAGTGATTAGGTGTGGTGGCTTGGAGATTTTGAACCGAAGGCCTCTTGGAACCGCAGCTCTGATATCATGTTAGAGAAACAGTAGACCCCAACCGCTGTCAAGGAATGGATCAACAATGTATATCAAGCTCACAGTTCCTTGCGTGATCAAGTGGCTGCAGATTTCTCGGCCAGATAGGTGGCTCTGTCGTGGCCACCACTGCAACCTAGGTAGTAGCATCCTTTAATGTGCAATAGATTCTTTACTCCGAATCCATTTCGtactcttctccttctccttcctttcttctttgtcTTTGTTACCTGGCCCTGGAACATGACATGAAACATTTTAGAACAAGATCACAAACTTTGCTTAATTAGTATATTTTATTCTCATAAGATATTTACATCGTTGTGATCAGTCGTTGACGCTAGGCTATCAACACTGCAGTCTACAGAAGCAGCACTTGGCGATTTCTTGTGCTTGATATCCTCGTCCGTTGTGCTGTCGTACTTTCCTGCATTTGTATGCATCAATTCCAAAAATTTTCATATCTTTTTCTCAAATACAATGTGCTACAAAAAAAGTTGCATCCAATTTTACGTGTAAAAACTTACTGCTATCATTTTCAATTTCCAGAGCTTCCATGcaataaattttaaaacttgGTGACGCGGGACACATGAAAAATTCTCTGTTTCTCTGCGTACCATCTTCATTATCTTCATCCTCTTCCTCTCCCTCTGTGGTGTCCTCCATTGCAAAAACCCCTCCTATATACACATTCACACCCTTTGGCTCTTTATGATCTTCAACACTACACTCCGTCCCATCTCTCTTACTTTGCTGCTTCTTTTGGTCCTCATCGTCAACCTGTTTTGTACCCTTGTCACACTCCTGCGAGATTGGTGCAACCTTGGACTTGTTCTCCAAAGTTGGTGGTATCTTCGGAAACGTTATTTTGTCAGACTCTGGTGAACACTGCGGCGAATGAAGGAGAGAGTTATCAACCTCCTCCTGTGCACAGTCCTTAAGTAGCTGTTTCTTGGAGAGAGTACTAGCGGCTTTTAGCTTTCGTGCCTTGGACCGGCTCTTCATCTCCTCGAAGCGTCTCTGCAAGAGGGAAAGGATTCTAGGAGGCACAGCCTCGGCTTCTGGGGTGAGCTTTGAATTTTGGTCACCCATTGGAGAGGACAACAATGGGGGATTGCGGCCACAAGCGGTAGGAAGAAGAGACGTAGAAGATAATTAGATTTGGAAAATTATGAGCTAGAAGGGAGAATATGAAAGAGATAGGTCAAAGGCAGTTAATTAGTTATATAGGATAAAACTTCATGTTCCTTGACAGTTAGGcaaccaaaaaataataataatgcaaATATTTGGTTTgattaactataaaaatatggtttgaGATTTGGTTTGGTTAATTATAGAAAAATATTGGGTTTTGCAAACAAACTTACTATATTTGTAATTTTGTGGttgtggaatttttttttgtcttggggCCATGTATTTCGAATGTTGAAAGAGTCATCCGCAGTGCTTGGCAACAATGTGTATGTCAGCTCATGTTTATCGCTGCCAACAGTGTGTTGCCAGCTTCAACAAAATCTCAATTATAAACCATAATTAGGGCAAAGCATTCTGTTAGAGACGAATTTTACGTTCAGATACATTTTGATTGGAAATGTAATGTCATAAAATTAGTCAATAGCGGAGTTAGAAATTATATTCTTTCAGCTTTGAAACTTCAAATCTTTTCTTGATATATCAAGCTAGATTTTTCGCCATGTTACAAAATCTCCTTatttttttcactctcttttcgAAGTTTTTATTTTGCATAAATAAGGATCTATTACTCATTCAAAGTAACGGAACATATACAACTCAACTAAGTTTTAGACATTAGAGTGaatgaaaaaaacaaagaagattAAGAACTCAAGGAACTTTGCAACTGTTTTAATAAGAATATTGTTTTTCTAGAGAGTAGTTTCAACATATATGTCTTATAACTCTCCTCTAAAAAATTAGAACTCGACAGGACTAGCTTCCACTCTTTCAATCTCGTCCGTCCCAGCCAGCAATTGGGCGAACGAAAACGGAAAACCATTTGGTCATTAGATACCCATCTAGCTAAAATGGTGCATATCCAACGGCCAAGAATTCATGGGCTGATGGTGCAAATCCGATTTAACCAAATTCCCACCCAAATATAACTATTTAGAGAAGAAATCTCAAGtttggaatttttttgtttggaataAAAACTATAGGTATTGTTCTTGATTAGACAATGAAGAGACTTATTATATGTACctgaaattgaa of Malus sylvestris chromosome 6, drMalSylv7.2, whole genome shotgun sequence contains these proteins:
- the LOC126627044 gene encoding uncharacterized protein LOC126627044, with product MATPREHIEEIRKKKFSIGEEKLNPLTEDLHQAVKNLSLELYTKSVHFVMELIQNAEDNEYADGVDPSLEFVITSRDITGTGAPATLLIFNNEKGFSRKNIESICSIGRSTKKGNRKRGYIGEKGIGFKSVFLITDRPYIFSNGYQIRFSKEPCLHCNLGYIVPEWVEENPTLCDIKQIYGYGSALPTTTLILPLKPDEVHPVKQQLSRMHPEVLLFLSKIKRLSVREHNEDPRLNTVSAISISSEIDLVAQKNIDAQSYTLHLSAEENGDDDKNCIYYMWKQKFPVRQEFREERRMEVDEWVITLAFPYGERLHRGTSSPGVYAFLPTQMFTNLPFIIQADFLLQSSREGIVLDSKWNRGILSCVPVAFLKAFISLVKTIGDAPDSSLPPYFRFLPVQNTPYDELNVVRESIKALLIEEDIVPTKSHKQRFFHKPREVGRLLPAFWNILRKASDERVSLGNISSHGRYVLCDSFDKEEYDHILNFLGVEPVHDEWYAKCIQSSDIVAGVSEDVYLELLLFVSDNWRRTFHCTNIKNIPLIKYVDFDGSVAFCSLSAMRIGEKKICLSRLSCHVSWLIDWNKEFISTAKLLFMPEITQEALQSCSKKEELLKWFAEEMKVAAVSVYEYAVCLDHSLGNERKPVVAYAHFLYHSLCNKYIPAYEVDDLCSKMPLVNNYGYVNRQRRGLIVPAYESKWADLTDSNLWMEEGYVELGEDYIKPGHFAGKVTKEKRLLEFLKDHAAASDVPSISAPNACIPTVSSTLTKQNAFLLLDWIRHLKHERVHIPEKFLKSIANGYWLKVYLNGYSGAIRPPSQSFILTSSCGNILQSGSNFVDIPLVDMSYYGEKINDYKEELKAVGVMFEYAEACKFIGDRLMSLADSSTLTIDSVLSILKFIKFLRDNYFSAEEFVSSIKRGSWLKTSHGYRSPVGSVLFNQGWRIASKISDIPFIDQELYGEEILHFREELELLGVVVSFRTNYQLMIDHLKPPSCLSSLTSDAILLLLIIMQISNSSDKIVETLSRTRCLKANNVYKFPHECLLVHKEWGCLLQVFSGLPLIDHNFYGDNIFSYRNELKKIGVVVDYEEAAKVFARYFKQYASSTSITKENVASFLLCCRKLKGTPFKFPEDLKSCIREEKWLRTRRGDYRSPRECILFSPDWEYISPISRLPFIDDSENYYGKNIHEYKKELKSMGVAVEFKDGIKFVPPNVCLPQNPSSISPENALALLECMHILLEVKDYSFSDAFIKRVSQPWLKTYAGYRRPSECLLFDSKFDLFLKKTDGPFIDEEFYGSKITTYRKELSEIGVIVEVEQGCPLIASHLDFHDERSTFVRVYEYLKVFMWKPDCEADRRIWIPNRNQNGVWASPDQCVINDKDGLFGLQLTVLETYFEHNLLAFFSYAFGVKSRPSIEDYCKLWKVWESSKITLSHVHCCKFWGYITKSWNSKTEKVLTEALVKLPVNSGSDEILLLNKSDVFLADDLLLKDLFEQSSPHPLFVWYPQPSLPALPRTTLLDIYKKIGVRTISESVQKEELPLEFGIEQQRVIPRDGLIGKPLLKLILGFLADPAFNMEAERRHEAVQGLLSLTVVETTEPINVSYNLPLSTGEVLNVRASRMIRWDKEMCAFFTQKMDRSGGQKSVIEFATYFSEVISSGVLWENTDHIPALSEMIKLAFVMDFDEEAVEFYMKSKNLRIFVEDEEFLNSAF
- the LOC126627052 gene encoding protein NO VEIN-like, with protein sequence MATPKAHMEEIRKTKFSIGREEANPLTEDLHQAVKNLSAELYVKDVHFLMELIQNAEDNEYPEGVDPSLEFVITSRDITAAGAPATLTVFNNEKGFSLKNIESICSVGRSTKKGNRKRGYIGEKGIGFKSVFLITARRYIFSNGYQIRFSEEPCVHCNDAYRFYCMRMPTPFRRLSGENFLEHG
- the LOC126627047 gene encoding uncharacterized protein LOC126627047; the encoded protein is MWVPLTDGEAPGRIWVLKENKNGEWVSADECVLYDKDGLFGLLLTVLEKHYEQKLFGFFSPAFGIRSHPSVDDYLNLWKVWESSESGLSHDQCCMFWLYVSNHWNLKMEKSLADAVVKVPVYSGSGGILLCNKEDVFVADDLQLQYLFKQFSQSIFVWYPQPSLASLPQTRLLEIYKKIGVRSISESVKKVESSLADDVELLMIPTKKLIGKTLLRLILGFLAGPPIEMEVEKRQEAVQGLVDIAVVETPEPITVSYDLPLSSGEVLNVRGTRKIRWDRENSKFFIQKMDKSGGQKSTIEFATYFAEAISECVLWECTEHIPALSELIKLEFVLEFNEEAVDFLMKSKNLQIFVEDAEFLNSAYPSI
- the LOC126627048 gene encoding uncharacterized protein LOC126627048, whose translation is MGDQNSKLTPEAEAVPPRILSLLQRRFEEMKSRSKARKLKAASTLSKKQLLKDCAQEEVDNSLLHSPQCSPESDKITFPKIPPTLENKSKVAPISQECDKGTKQVDDEDQKKQQSKRDGTECSVEDHKEPKGVNVYIGGVFAMEDTTEGEEEDEDNEDGTQRNREFFMCPASPSFKIYCMEALEIENDSRKYDSTTDEDIKHKKSPSAASVDCSVDSLASTTDHNDGQVTKTKKKGRRRRRVRNGFGVKNLLHIKGCYYLGCSGGHDRATYLAEKSAAT